ACTGTCCGCGCTCGACCCGAAGGCGGTCCTCACGCGCGGCTACGCCATCGCCGTCGACCGGGCCACCGGGAAGGCGATCCGGTCCGTCTCGGAAACCCGCTCCGGGCAGCCGCTCGACGTCCAGGTCGCCGACGGCGCCTTCGGCGCGATCGTCGAAGGGCGAAAACCGTGACCCCGTCGAACGGTTCTCCGGGGAAAGGGGCTACTCCGCAGGAGGGCTCCCCGTTCGCATGCGCCGCCAGGCTCCCCGGCTCCGTCCAGCGATCGTGCCTTGCGATCCCTTCCCCTACCTCCGGAAACGCCCATCGCGATGCGCCGGCTTCTTCCGCAAAGATGACGGGGCCTCCGCCGTTTCCGCGCTGGCGGCTCCGCTCAGGGGACCCTCCTGCTCCGTTCGCCCCCGCAACGGGATGTCCTGGCGAAAGGCGCGCATTAGCGGGCTGGGTCCTGATCGTTGCGTTCTTTGCAGGCGCTTCCGGGACAGCTGCGGCTTCGGCGGGCGCCGCGGAGCTGTCGATCTCCGTCTCGACCGCCGCCCCGGCGCTCGGCGAGCCGCTGGTCGTGGAGGTGACCGCCCCGGGGCCGCTGGACAACCTCGCGCTGGTCTGGAAAGGCGCCTCCTGGCCGGTCCGCGAGACCGCCCCGGGGAAATACGTGGGGTTGATCGGCGTCGACCTGCTTTCGACCGCCGGCAACGAGACGCTCGCGGCCGAAGGGTGGAGCGGGGGGGAGCGGCACAGCGTGGAAACGGTCCTTACGGTGGCGGACAGGATATTCCCGGTACAGAACCTCTCCCTTCCGAAGAAAATGGCCGAATTCGATCCGCAGACCCTGAGAAGGATCGAGGCGGAGGGGCGCGACCTCGAGGAGCGGTTTTCGCGCGTGACCCCGCCCCTGTGGTCGCTCCCCTTCCTGCCGCCGGTCGCCGAGTATCGCCCCGAAAATTTCGGGTCCCGCAGGGTGATCAACGCGGAGCCGAGGATGCCGCACGCGGCGGTGGACGTCCGCCTTCCGGAAGGGACCCCGGTGCATTCGATCGCGGAAGGCGTGGTGATCTTCGCCGGCGACCGTTTCTTCGGGGGGCTGTCGGTCGTCATCGACCACGGGGGAGGGGTGTTCAGCGTGAACTACCATCTGAAGGAGTTCTCCGTCTCGGAGGGGGAGCGGGTGGCGAGGGGCGCCCGCATCGGCGCGGTCGGCTCCACGGGCCGGGCGACCGGCCCGCACCTGCATTTCGGAGTCCGGGTGCCGGGGGGAAGGGTCGATCCGACGAGCCTCTTCGCCCTTCCCGCAAGGTGATCGATGAAATGCGATATACTGCTGTGCGACCGGATATTTCACCGGGGAGGGTATAAGCCGTGGCCGGGAAGGGGAAGGAGCCTGCCTTCGAGGAGGCGTTGAAACAGCTCGAGGCGGTGGTCGCGCGGCTGGAGTCGGGCGAGGCCCCCCTCGAAGAGTCGATACGGCTGTTCGAGGAAGGCATGAGGCTCTCGGGGGTATGCCGGAAGCGTCTCGACGAGGCGGACCGGAAGATCGATCTCCTGCTGCGCAGGCCGGGCGGGATCGCCCGCGAGACGGAGGATGAGGCCGATCTGCCCGGAAAAGATGAGTGACCCCGCGGGGGGAGCGGCAGGGGAACTGGCCCGCCTTCGGAGGATCGTCGAAGACAGCCTGCCGGGCCTGCTGTTCGGGGCGGTAGGCCGGGCGCCGTCGAAGCTCCGGGAGGCGATGGAGTACTCCCTGATGGCGGGCGGCAAAAGGGTTCGCCCCGTTCTTCTCCTTTCCGCCGGAAACGCGGTGGGGGGGGTCGAGCGGGATCTGGTGCCGTTCGCGTGCGCGGTCGAGTTCATACACACGTACTCCCTGGTCCACGACGACCTGCCCGCGATGGATGACGACGACTTTCGCCGGGGGAAGCCGTCCTCCCACAAGGCGTTCGGCGAGGGGGCGGCGATCCTGGCGGGCGACGCTCTGTTGACGGAGGCGTTCCGGGTAATGGCCGAGTCGGAGATGGCGTCGACCGCCCCCGACAGGGCGGTCCGGGCGATCGCGGAGATCGCCCGGGCGGCCGGCGCCGAGGGGATGGTGGGGGGGCAGCAGATGGACCTGTCCGCCGCGTCGGTGAACTTCCCGGCATCCGAAGTGGAGGAGATCCAGCTGCGGAAGACCGCCGCGATCCTCTCCTCGTGCGCGCGGGCGGGCGGCATCCTGGGCGGAGGCACCCCGGAGCAGGTCTCCGCGCTGGGGAATTACGGGACGAGGCTGGGGCTGCTGTTCCAGGTCACCGACGACATCCTCGACGAGACGGGAAGCTTCGAGGAAATGGGGAAGGGGACCGCGAAGGACCGGGGGCGCGGGAAGTGGACCTACCCGGTGGCCTACGGGATGGAGGCGGCCGTGGCGCGCGCGGAAGAGCTGGAGAACGAGGCGCTCGCGGCGGTTTCCCGCTTCGACGGGGAGGCGGAGCCGCTCCGCGAACTGGTCCGCGTCGTGCGGCGCAGGAGGAATTGAGGGGGATGCCGGGGGTGTCGCGACTCGCACAGATCCAGTCGCCGGCCGACCTGAAGAAGGTCCCGCGGGAGAAGCTGCCGGAGGTGGCCGCGGAACTGCGGGATACGATCGTCCGCTGCGTGGCGCGCACGGGGGGGCACCTGGCCTCCAGCCTCGGGGTCGTCGAGCTCACGGTGGCGCTGCACTACGTCTTCCACTGCCCGGACGACCGCATCGTGTGGGACGTCGGACACCAGGCGTACGCCCACAAGATCCTGACCGGCCGCCGCGACGCGTTCGCGACGCTTCGGACCTTCGGCGGCATTTCCGGCTTCCCCCGCGTCTCGGAGAGCCCGTACGACGCGTTCGGAACGGGGCACTCCGGCACCTCGATCTCCGCCGCCCTCGGGATGGCCGTCGCACGGGACCTGCGGAAGGGGAAGAACCGCGTCGTGGCCGTGATCGGCGACGGATCCCTCTCTTCCGGGTTGTCCCTCGAGGGATTGAACCAGGCGGGCCACCAGAAGCGGGACCTGGTCGTCGTGCTGAACGACAACGAGTGGTCGATCTCCCAGAACGTCGGCGCGCTGTCGGGATATCTCAACCGGATCATGACCGGGAAGTTCTACACCTCGTTCCGGAAGCGGGTCGAGACCCTGCTGAAGTCGATGCCGCACGGCGAGTTCATGGCGCGCATCGCGAAGAAGTCCGAGGAGCTCACGAAAGGGTTCATCGTTCCGGGACTGCTCTTCGAGGAGCTGGGGTTCACCTACATCGGCCCGATTCCCGGACACGACATCGAGACCCTCCTGGGGACGTTCCAGAACCTGGCGAACCTGGAGGGTCCCGTGCTCGTCCACGTGGTCACGTCGAAGGGGAGGGGGTACGCCCCGGCGGAGGCCAACCCGGAGTCGTTCCACGGCGTGGGAGCCTTCGATCCGGAGACCGGGAAAGGCGCGGGAGCGCCGTCCGGCCCGTCCTACACGGACGTGTTCTCCGACGCGATCGTCGCCATCGGCAGGGAAAATCCGAAGGTGGTGGCGATCACCGCCGCCATGTGCAGCGGGACGGGGCTCCGGAAGTTCAAGGAGGCGTTCCCGGACCGTTTCTTCGACGTGGGGATCGCCGAGTCCCACGCGGTAACCTTCGCGGCGGGCCTGGCGCGGGAGGGGAAGATCCCCGTGGTGGCGATCTACTCGACGTTCCTTCAGCGCGCCTTCGACCAGATCATCCACGACGTCTGCCTGCAGAACCTCCCGGTGGTGTTCGCGGTCGACCGGGGCGGGATCGTCGGCGCGGACGGCGCGACCCACCAGGGGCTGTTCGACCTCTCCTTCCTCCGTCAGATCCCGAACCTGTCCCTGATGGCCCCGCGGGACGAGGCGGAGCTCGCGCGCATGCTGCGGTCGGCCGTGGCGGCGGGGGGGCCGGTGGCGGTCCGGTACCCGAGGGGAGTCGGGATGGGGGTCTCCGTTCCGCCCGATCCCGGGACGGTCGATTGGGGGAAGGGGGAGCTCCTCGCGGAGGGGAAGGACGTTCTCCTCCTGGGAATCGGCTCCACCGTCTCCACCTGTCTCCAGGCGGCGGAATCCCTTCAGGCCAACGGAGTGTCCGCCGCCGTCGTCGACGCGCGATTCGTCAAGCCGCTGGACGCGGACCTCCTCCTCCCACTGGTGCGGCGGATCGGGAAGGTGATCACGGTGGAGGAAAACGTCCTCGCCGGAGGGTTCGGGAGCGCCGTGATGGAAATGCTCGAGGAGCACGAGGAGCATCCCCACCATTTTCGCCGGATCGGCATCCGGGACCGGTTCGTGGAGCACGGGACGCAGTCCGAGCTTCGCGCCGCCTATGGGATCTCCGCGGCGCATGTGGCCGAGGAGGCGCTCCGCATCTGCGTTTCGGGCAAATCGTTCCTCCCGTCGATCCTCTACGGCATCCGATCCCGTCTCGAGAAGATTGTCTGACGCGCGGCCTCCGATCTCCCGGGTCCGCCGGCGGCTCGACACCGAGCTGGTGGAACGGGGGCTTGCGGAGACCCGCGCGAAGGCGCAGGGGCTGATCCTGGCCGGGAGGGTCCTGCTCTCCGGCGTTCCGTGCGGAAAGTGCGGCGCCCCGGTCGCGCGGGGACAGGAGGTATCCCTGCTCCCTTCCGCCCGGCCGTTCGCGTCGCGGGGGGGCGGAAAGCTCGACGGGGCGCTGGAAGACTTCGGGTTGGACGCATCCGCGCGCGTCGCGCTCGACGTCGGGGCTTCCACCGGCGGGTTCACCGACTGCCTGCTTCGGAGAGGGGCGCTCCGGGTCTACGCGGTCGACGTCGGGGAGCGCCTTCTCGACGACCGGCTTCGCCGCGATTCGCGGGTGGTCTCCATCGAAAAGGTGAATTTCCGGCACGCGCCGCCAGGACTTCTTCCCGAAAAGGTTTCCCTCGCGGTCGTGGACGTATCCTTCATTTCCCTCCGCCACATCCTTCCGGCGCTTCCCCCGTTTCTCGATCCGGGCGCGGACGCGCTCCTCCTCGTCAAGCCGCAGTTCGAGGTGGGAAAAGGGAAGGTCGGGAAGGGCGGTGTCGTTCGGGACGGATCGCTGCGCGCCGAGGCTGTACGGAGCGTCGCGGCGGCGGCCGAAGCGATCGGGTTCGCCGTTCAAGGCGAGGCGGAAAGCCGCGTCCCGGGGCCGAAGGGAAACCGGGAGGTGTTCCTGCGACTCCGGTGGCCCGGGTAGGAAAGGGCCCCTTGACTTCGGAAGAACCGGAAGGTACCTTCCTCTAATGTACGGAAGTTAGATATAAATGACGTATAATTTCGCGCCCTCCGGGCGGGGAAAAGAGGTTCTCCGATGATGAGGCCTTCACGGTTCGTCTGGGCGGTTGCGGTGATCGGGACGCTGTTCCTCCTTCCGGTCCGCGCATTCTCGCAGCAGGAAG
The nucleotide sequence above comes from Deltaproteobacteria bacterium. Encoded proteins:
- a CDS encoding TlyA family RNA methyltransferase, with the protein product MWPRRRSASAFRANRSSRRSSTASDPVSRRLSDARPPISRVRRRLDTELVERGLAETRAKAQGLILAGRVLLSGVPCGKCGAPVARGQEVSLLPSARPFASRGGGKLDGALEDFGLDASARVALDVGASTGGFTDCLLRRGALRVYAVDVGERLLDDRLRRDSRVVSIEKVNFRHAPPGLLPEKVSLAVVDVSFISLRHILPALPPFLDPGADALLLVKPQFEVGKGKVGKGGVVRDGSLRAEAVRSVAAAAEAIGFAVQGEAESRVPGPKGNREVFLRLRWPG
- a CDS encoding polyprenyl synthetase family protein yields the protein MSDPAGGAAGELARLRRIVEDSLPGLLFGAVGRAPSKLREAMEYSLMAGGKRVRPVLLLSAGNAVGGVERDLVPFACAVEFIHTYSLVHDDLPAMDDDDFRRGKPSSHKAFGEGAAILAGDALLTEAFRVMAESEMASTAPDRAVRAIAEIARAAGAEGMVGGQQMDLSAASVNFPASEVEEIQLRKTAAILSSCARAGGILGGGTPEQVSALGNYGTRLGLLFQVTDDILDETGSFEEMGKGTAKDRGRGKWTYPVAYGMEAAVARAEELENEALAAVSRFDGEAEPLRELVRVVRRRRN
- a CDS encoding 1-deoxy-D-xylulose-5-phosphate synthase, with product MPGVSRLAQIQSPADLKKVPREKLPEVAAELRDTIVRCVARTGGHLASSLGVVELTVALHYVFHCPDDRIVWDVGHQAYAHKILTGRRDAFATLRTFGGISGFPRVSESPYDAFGTGHSGTSISAALGMAVARDLRKGKNRVVAVIGDGSLSSGLSLEGLNQAGHQKRDLVVVLNDNEWSISQNVGALSGYLNRIMTGKFYTSFRKRVETLLKSMPHGEFMARIAKKSEELTKGFIVPGLLFEELGFTYIGPIPGHDIETLLGTFQNLANLEGPVLVHVVTSKGRGYAPAEANPESFHGVGAFDPETGKGAGAPSGPSYTDVFSDAIVAIGRENPKVVAITAAMCSGTGLRKFKEAFPDRFFDVGIAESHAVTFAAGLAREGKIPVVAIYSTFLQRAFDQIIHDVCLQNLPVVFAVDRGGIVGADGATHQGLFDLSFLRQIPNLSLMAPRDEAELARMLRSAVAAGGPVAVRYPRGVGMGVSVPPDPGTVDWGKGELLAEGKDVLLLGIGSTVSTCLQAAESLQANGVSAAVVDARFVKPLDADLLLPLVRRIGKVITVEENVLAGGFGSAVMEMLEEHEEHPHHFRRIGIRDRFVEHGTQSELRAAYGISAAHVAEEALRICVSGKSFLPSILYGIRSRLEKIV
- a CDS encoding M23 family metallopeptidase; its protein translation is MTAPGPLDNLALVWKGASWPVRETAPGKYVGLIGVDLLSTAGNETLAAEGWSGGERHSVETVLTVADRIFPVQNLSLPKKMAEFDPQTLRRIEAEGRDLEERFSRVTPPLWSLPFLPPVAEYRPENFGSRRVINAEPRMPHAAVDVRLPEGTPVHSIAEGVVIFAGDRFFGGLSVVIDHGGGVFSVNYHLKEFSVSEGERVARGARIGAVGSTGRATGPHLHFGVRVPGGRVDPTSLFALPAR
- the xseB gene encoding exodeoxyribonuclease VII small subunit; the encoded protein is MAGKGKEPAFEEALKQLEAVVARLESGEAPLEESIRLFEEGMRLSGVCRKRLDEADRKIDLLLRRPGGIARETEDEADLPGKDE